GGTGGGCGCGGACTTTCGCAGGCGCTAGGCCTGGCTGGATTTACGAATCTGGATGTAGTGCGGAATCCCTCACTTGGATCAAAGCCTTATCTGGCGCGGCTTTCTCTTCACCAGGCAATCGGGCTTTCGAGCAAACTTGTGGACAGCCCACGGACGGCGTTCTCTCTTGCGACCAAGGTATCGGAGCGACGGATCGAGATGCGGCTGGGCAAGATGAGTCTGCCGGATTTCTTCGACGTAAATGCCATCGGCAGCGACTCGCACCTGCAGTTTCAGAACTGGACCATCGATAACAACGGAGCCTGGGATTACGCCGCAGATACGCGCGGCTACACGTACGCCGGGACTCTGGAGTACGACGACCATGACTTTTCAGCGCGCTACGCCCTTGCGGCGATGCCCACCGTGGCCAACGGCATTGCGTACGACTGGGCCTTCCATCGCGCCAGCGGGCAGAACTTTGAACTGGAGTACCGAAAGGGCTTGTTCTCTCCTCTATTCAAGGAAGACCGCAAGGGCGTAATCCGGGTGCTTGGTTTTGTGAATCACGCACACATGGGCAGCTATCGCGAGGCGAACGTTGCGTTTCTAAACCACACGGATACGACACCGGATGTGACCAAGCATGAGCACTTTGCGTCGGTGAAGTACGGTGTGGGACTGAACCTGGAGCAGCAGGTGACGACGAATCTGCGCGGATTTATGCGTCTTGGGTGGAATGAAGGTCAGAACGAGTCGTACGCCTATACAGAAGTCGATCAGACGGTAGTATTCGGTGCTGATTACGCGATGGCGGGGCATGGACGCCCCAATGACAAGATTGGTATGGCTTTCGTCTCGAATGCCATCAAGAGGGACCACCAGACTTACCTGAAGCTGGGTGGACAGGGATTTTTGCTCGGGGATGGGACGCTCAACTATGGACGCGAGGACATTCTGGAGGCGTACTACAACACCCACACCTGGCGGGGTCTGTTCTTTGCCTTCGGATCGCAGGGGATCTTTCATCCTGGCTACAACACCGACCGCGGCCCAATCTGGGTGCCAACGGTGCGGGCGCACGTGGACTTCTAATCCTTGCCGGAGATGCCATAAAAATGGGACAGACCAAGGTCTGTCCCATTTTTATGCGTATGATTTTCCTGCGATCTAGTACCTCAGCGGGCTGGCGTCGATCTGCTGGATGATGAACTGCGCAAAAAGTTGGCCGAGATGCGTTGTTGGATGAACCGAATCCGCAAACTCGAAAGTCTGAGCCGCATTGGGTGCGGTCAGAGTCTTCGGCGAGCAGAAGAGGGAGTCCGTGAAAAACGAAGGGTTATTCAAATGGAGTTGCGTGGCCCTTGCAACCTGAGCCTGGGCATCGCAAGCAGTTCCGGTATTGGATACCTGGAATCCAAGTTCCTTGAAGTTTTTGGTGCTATTTTCCAGGAATGTGAATAGATCGATTGAGATCACCTGATTGAGTAGGCCCTGTTGTTGAAGGCTTCCCTCCAGGGCGGTATTGAAGACTTGAGAGACCTGCGTCAAAGTCGCGCCATGATCCGCGCTGGCAGCACCTTCGGGAGTTACCCCCAGATCGGGCATATTAAACAGCACAATGCGCGGAGATCCGTTTTCCTTCAAGGTATGAACGACAGTGGCCAAATCCACAGCAGCCTGTTCGATTGCCGCAATGGCAGCTTGCTGGGCCGCAGCCGTACCTGCTGCCTGTGCTGCTTCCAGATCAACCTGGATATCGTTAGGGCCTGCCTGGAGGAAAACGATTTGGTTCGAGTTGAATCTCTTGTGAACTTTCAGATAGATCTGTACCTGTTCGGTTACAGGAATCGTTGTCGCTAAAGCAAAATCCGCATTTCGCGTGCCTGGCGGCGCGTGATTCACTCCTATGGGGTCTTTCACGCGGGAACCGCCCTGCCCATAGCAAAGCCCATTGACAGGAATAAGCGGAATACCGAAGCCTCCGAGCGCCGCCGGTTCAAGGACGGATCCGTAGTGCTCAGCGACAACTTGAGGAAAGATCAGAGTTGGATTTGTAGAAAACTTGCCACCGCCGAAGAATAGTGTGGCGAAGGGAGAATAGACGCCGCAGTCCATCAGGCTATCTCCAAAGGCTACGAACTGGATTTTGCCGTGTCCTTCGGAATCCTCAGAAGCATCGATTTGCGATGCCTGCAAAGGTTCCAAACTGAACATGGCGATGGCTGCGATGGAAAGCAGGCGCATGAGACCGTTGAGCATACTGCTCGGTCTTAAGCGCAGTCCAGAACTGCTCGTTTTTTTCTGGCTGTTCATAAATCTCTCCTGGAGGATGTAGGCATCGCTCCGACGAAATGAACCCTCCAGCAAATCTTTATTCCAAAAGGTCGCCACTATACTTTGTCTGTGGCGACTCTTTTTCTTGTCTCGGCGTTTGCTCTCGGCCTTCTGCTGGGTTCATTTCTTAATGTCTGCATTGCGCGATTACCTCAGCATGAGTCGATCGTTTCGCCACGCTCGCGCTGTGGAAGCTGCGGCCGCGAGATCCGCTGGTACGACAATGTTCCGCTGCTGAGTTACGTGGTGCTTGCAGGAAAGTGCCGCGACTGCGGCAGCCGGATCTCGCTGGTGTATCCGGCGGTGGAACTGGCGACCGGGATATGGTTTGCGCTGGCCGTCTATCTGGGTGCCGGCGCTCTGCAGATTGCGACCCTCTGGGTGGCTGGCTTTCTTCTCATCGGCCTGGCGGTAATGGATTGGCAGACCCACTTGCTGCCGGACGGGTTCACCCTGACCGGGATTCTGCTCGGCATGATGCTGATCTGCACGCGGACGATCTTTCTGGGCCCACATGAGGGCGACGTTCTCCTCGCCAAACACCACATTGAGCTGCGAGCGCCTGGGGCCACGCATGACGGTGGCAATATCTTTCTGACCGGATCCGAGAGCCTGATCTTCGGTCGGCTTGCGGCAGTGGTGGGAGCGTTTCTTCTGCTCTTTGCGATTCGTGCTCTTTATAAGCTGGTGCGGAAGCGCGATGGCATGGGGCTGGGGGATGCGAAGCTGCTGGCGATGATTGCGGCATTCCTGGGATTCGCTCCTGCTCTCTTTGCCCTCTTTGTCGGAGTCTGCGGAGCGACGTTTTATGCCGTCCTGCTCCTCATGCGAGGCAAGGCAAGCGGGGCCACACGGCTTCCCTTTGGAAGTTTTCTGGCTGTAGGCGGCATGGTCAGCGCGCTGTACGGAGAGGCCGTCGTGGCTTGGTACACTTCTCTCTTTCGATGAAAAGCCTTCTCCTGTTCGCTCTGTTCTCCGCCACTCTCTTTGCGCAGGCCCCGAAAGGAAAAACGATGCATGCCACGGGAAGTTTTGAGGTCAAGCTGACGCCCCAGCAGTCCACTTCGGAGACGACGCCGGACCCAACGCGGGGCCGCATGTCCATCGACAAGCACTTCCACGGGGCGCTGGAGGGGACATCCCTGGGCGAGATGCTGAGCGGAGGAAACCCAGCCACAGGTTCCGCCGGATATGTCGCCATTGAGCGCGTGACCGGAACCCTGGACGGAAAGTCGGGCAGTTTTCTGCTGCAACACTCTGCCACGATGCATGCGGGGCAGTTTTCCCTGACGATTACGGTGATCCCTGGCTCGGGTACCGGGGAGCTGGTTGGCCTCGCCGGCTCGATGAACATTGTCATAGAAGGTGGGAAGCACAGCTACACCTTCGAGTACACGCTCCCCTAGCCATGGCTTCCGTTGATGGATCGTGAACAAGAACGGCTAAAAACTGCGGCCCGTTCCTGTTGATGATCGGCCGTTTCTTGACACTGACTTGATACGAACTAAAATCAGACGTGCGGCGTCAATTCCGGCGCCTCTTCAGCCGACAGCAAGGACCCGATGCAGAGCTACCCCTACCTCTGGAACTATCTTCCGCTCGTCATGCAGGTGCTTGTGGCCATTGGGCTTGCAAGCGCTTTTGTGGCGATCAGCTTCGTCATTGGCAAGCACAAGCGGAACAAGACCAAGCTCGGAGCATACGAGTGCGGCATGGATCCTGTGGGCGATGCGCGCGGACGCTTTTCGGTACGGTTTTACATGGTGGCGATGCTCTTCATCCTGTTCGACGTGGAAGCGGTCTTTATGCTTCCCTGGGCAGTGATTTTTCGTCGGCTTCCGGCGATTACCGGCCAACGCTTCTTCGGTTTCTGGGAGATGGTGGTTTATCTCGGATTTGTGGGTGTGGGCTTGTTCTATGTCTGGAAGAAGGGCATTCTGGACTGGGCGGAAGACCGGGGTGACCTGTAATGGCTGAACCTCTTTTGACTCTTGACGCCGTACGCGAGGGTATGCCGGCCAACCCGGCCTTTGTGGCTGTGGAAGCGATGGCGACCAAGGCGAAGTTCGATCGGAACGAACTGACGATCACCGTGGCGCGCCAAGACATCGTGGCTGCGTGTAAGGCCGTGCAGGCTGCGGGCTATAACTTCTTTGAAACCGTCACTGCCGTTGACTGGTATCCGAACGAGCCGCGCTTTGTACTGGCATACCACATTGTTTCGATGACATTGAAAGAACGGATCCGGCTTGCGGTCGAAATCTCCGGAGAGAATCCTTCGGTCGATACGATTACCGCCGTTTGGCCGTCCGCAAACTTTTACGAGCGCGAAGTCTTCGACCTCTTCGGCATTCACTTTGCCGGTCACCCGAATCTGACGCGCATCATGATGCCGCTGGACTGGGAAGGTCATCCGCTCCGCAAGGATTACCCGGTGGAGGGATATCGCTAATGGCAGTTCTGGAAAACCCCTTCGATACACCGGTCCTGAAGTCCCGCGATCCGCAGAACCCTTCCCTGGAAGAGGTGGCTGCGGACTCGGCCCGTAATAACCAGGATCCTGCTGGAGACCAGACGATGGTCCTGAACATGGGACCGCAGCATCCTTCGACGCACGGCGTGTTGCGCCTGCTGCTGGAGATTGACGGTGAAGCGGTGATTTCGTGTTCACCGGATATCGGCTATCTGCATACCGGCATTGAGAAGACCTGCGAAGCGAAGTTCTATCAGCAGGTAGTTCCGCTAACGGACCGCATCGACTACCTCTGTCCGATGACCAATAACCTGGCCTACTGCCTGGCGGTCGAGAAGCTCCTGGACCTTGAGATCCCTGAACGCGCGCAGACGCTGCGCGTTCTGATGAACGAGCTGACGCGCATCCAGTCCCATCTGGTATGGCTGGGAACGCACGCGATGGATATCGGCGCGCTGACCGTGTTTCTGTACTGCTTCCGCGAACGCGAAGAGATTCTGCGCATCTTTGAGGCGATCTCCGGCCAGCGCATGATGACGAGCTACTTCCGCATCGGCGGCCTGAGCATGGAACCGCCGATCGATTTCTGGGAGCGCACGCGCAAGTTCCTGAAGAGAATGCCCGAAAAGATCAAGCAGTACGAAGATCTGCTCACGGGAAACCCGATCTGGTTTGGCCGTTTGAAGGGTGTTGGATATCTCTCGCCTGAAGATGCCATCGCTCTCGGCGTGACTGGACCACCGCTCCGTGCTTCCGGTGTGGATTGGGATCTTCGCCGCGACATGCCGTATTCGGGCTACGAAAAGTATCAGTTCAAGGTGCCGGTTTCAACGGCTGGTGATGTGTGGGCTCGTTATGTGGTCCGCATGGAAGAGATGTACGAGTCGGTCAAGATCTGCGTACAGGCAATGGATCGTATGCCTGAGGGTCGCATCGTAGCCGATGCGCCGAAGATCATTCTTCCCGACCGCGAACAGATGAAGACGCAGATGGAGTCCTTAATCCATCACTTCAAGATTGTGACAGAAGGCTTTGCCGTTCCGGCGGGCCAAGTGTACCAGGCGGTGGAATCTCCGCGTGGTGAGATGGGATACTACGTCGTCAGCGATGGTACGGCGAAGCCGTATCGTGTGCATATGCGGAACCCGAGCTATGCGACACTTCAGGCGCTGGAGACAATGTGCAAGGGTAAGCTATTGGCCGATGTTGTGGCTGTGATTGGGTCGATCGATATTGTGCTGGGCGAGATCGACCGGTAGTGGATGAGAAGTTACACCGCGAGATGTGGACTTCCTGGGCGTCTCTGCTTCGCAGCTATGCTGCAGCCCACGGTCTGAACAGTCCACAGCACGCGGTGGTGGAAGTTTCAGAAGAACGGATTACCGTACGGCACGGTTTGAAGTGGATCAGCTTCACTTCGGCGGCGTACAAGAGCAGTGATGGAAGTACGGTTCCCTTCTCTTTGACGGAGAATGGGACCGCCGTTGTAGACGGGCTGGAAGATGAAATGGATTTAGCCGCCGAAAGGCTGGCACGGGAGATCATTGCAGCGTGAGTGCTATTGCCAACTCGATCTTTTCGCCGGAGACTGCGGCGCGCTTTGACCATCTGGTCACGATCTATCCTGTGCGCCGCTCTGCCCTGGTGCCGATGCTGCTCTACGCGCAGGATGATATCGGCTATGTCTCCGACGCGGTAGTAGCGGAGATCGCGCAGCGACTCGATCTGTTAGAGCTCGATGTTCGCGGCGTGCTGTCGTACTACTCCATGCTGCGGACCAAACCCGCGGGCAAGTACAACGTACAGGTCTGTACCAACATCTCCTGCATGCTGGTGGGCGGATACGATCTTCTGGACCACTGCAAGGCCAAGCTAGGTATTGGGCACAAGGGCGTGACGGCCGACGGTCTGTTTTCGCTTGAAGAAGTAGAGTGCATTGGGGCCTGTTGCTGGGCGCCGGCGATCCAGGTGAACTACGACTTCCACGAGAATGTGACGAACATCAAGATGGACGCCATCCTGGAAGACTATGCCGCCGGACGCGGAAAGGACGTGAAGTAATGCCAGTCCTTGTTTCGCATCCTGATGAAGTCAAGATCCTTTCGCGCCGGTTTGGACAGGGCGCGGCAGAGATCGAGAAGTACGTTGAAATGGACGGCTACAAGGCTGTGCAGAATGCCATTACGAACGGTCCCGAATGGGTGATTACGGAGATGAAGGCGAGCGGCCTGCGCGGTCGCGGCGGCGCTGGATTCCCGACGGGCCTGAAGTGGAGCTTTGTTCCCAAAGTTTCGGAGAAGCCGAAGTATGTCCTGGTGAACGGCGACGAGTCGGAGCCGGGTACCTGCAAAGATCATGTGATCTTTCTGCACGATCCGCATGCGGTGATTGAAGGTACGATGATCGCCGGCCTGGCGATCGGCGCGAAGATGGGCTTTATCTACCTGCGCGGGGAGTATCGCTATCTGCTGAAGATCGTGGAGAAGGCCGTGGCCGACGCGTATGCGAAGGGCTACCTCGGCAAGAATATTTTTGGCCACGAGGGCGTGGACTTCGACATTGTGACGCAGACGGGCGCGGGAGCGTACGAGGTCGGCGAAGAGTCGGCCCTGATGGAGTCGCTCGAAGGCAAGCGTGGCATTCCGCGTATCAAGCCTCCCTTCCCTGCCATTGTGGGACTCTACGGCGGACCGACGGTGATCAATAACGCCGAGACGATTGCGTCCGCACCACCGATTCTTCTGATGGGCGGCGAAGCGTATGCCAAGGTAGGCAGCGAACGCAACGGTGGAACGCGACTCTTCGGCATCTCGGGCCATGTGAACAAGCCCGGCGTGTACGAGCTGCCGATGGGTTACTCGCTGCGCAAAGCGATTTACGAAGTGGCTGGCGGGATCAAGGGTGGACGCGCGCTGAAGGCAGTTGTTCCCGGTGGATCTTCGTGCCCGGTGCTTCTGCCGGAGGAGATCGATGTCGGTCTGGATTTCGACCAGATGGGCAAGGCTGGAACGATGCTTGGCTCGGGCGGCATTGTGGTGCTGGACGAAACGGTCTCCATAGTCGAGTTCGCCATGCGCACGATGAAGTTTTACCAGCATGAATCCTGCGGCTGGTGCATTCCCTGCCGCGAAGGTACGGACTGGCTTCTGAAGACGCTGACGCGCTTCTACGATGGCGGCGGCAATAAAAAAGACATCAACAATATTCAATACCTCGCTGAGAACATGATGGGCCGTACCTTCTGCCCGTTGGGCGATGCTGCGGCGATGCCGACGCTTGGGTTTATCAAGAAGTTCCGTCATGAGTTCGAGGAGTATCTCGAAGGCAAGCGCACGGAGAAGCAGTTCATTACAGTGCAGGACCTTGTTGGAGCTGGACACTAATGGCAGACGTAACACTGACAGTTGACGGCCAGAAGATCACCGCTCCGGCGGGGACCCTGCTGATTGATGCCTGCAAGAACGCGGGTATACAGATTCCTGCGTTCTGCTACTACCCTGGGCTTTCGCTCCAGGCCGCTTGCCGCATGTGCGTGGTCCGCATCGAGAAGGTGCCCAAGCTCGCGACAGCATGCACCACCACGGTTGCAGAGGGCATGGTCGTCCAGTCCGAGACGCCCGAGATCGCGCAGGCGCGCAAGGCGACGATTCAACTGCTGCTGGGCAATCACCCGCTCGACTGCCCGGTCTGCGACGCGGGCGGCGAGTGCGAACTGCAGGACATGACCTTCAAGTATGGGGCGGCGGATAGCTTCTACACCGAGCCGAAGAACCACCGCGAAGAGCAGAAGTGGTCGCCAACGGTGTACTTCGATCGTCCACGTTGCATCCTCTGCTACCGCTGTGTGCGTATGTGCGGCGAAGGCATGGATGTCTTCGCTCTGGGCATTCAGAACCGCGGATCGTCTGCTGTCATCGCTCCGAACATTCCCATGACGCAGAGCGACAACGGCATGCAGGCGCTCGACTGCGAAGAGTGCGGCATGTGCATCGATGCCTGCCCTGTAGGTGCGTTGACCTCGGACAGCTATCGCTACAAGACCCGCCCGTGGGAGATGAACCACGTGGCCACCGTTTGCACGCACTGCGGCGACGGTTGCAAGACGACGCTCGGTGTCCGGTCCACCATGGACGGCGCTGAGATCATGCGCGGAGATAACCGCGACAAGAGCGGAATGAACAACGACTTCCTCTGCGCGAAGGGCCGGTATGGCTTCGACTTCGCCAACCGCGAGGACCGCATTACGCAGCCGCTGGTTCGGCAAGCCGATGGAACGCACAAGACTGTGAGCTGGGAAGAGGCGCTTACTCTGGTGGGCAGCAAGCTGCGTTCGATTCGCGATGAAAAAGGCGGCCAGAGCATCGGCGTCATCGGATCGAACCGCATTACGAACGAAGAAGCTTACCTTCTGCAGAAGTTCGCACGTTCGGTACTGGGAACGGCAAACATCGATCATCACCGCACGGCGGACTATGTTGCCTTTGCTGAGGCTCTGGCTGGAACAACGGACCGCATGGCTTCACAGCGGGACGTTGTGAGCGCTCCCGCGGTGCTCCTGATCGGCGGCGATCCTACCAATGAGAATCCCCTTACGGCGTGGAATCTGCGCACCAACGTTCGCCTGAACAACGCGCGCGTTTACGTGGCCAATCACGAAGCGATCAAGCTGCGCCGCCAGGCGAAGAGCTTCTTGTCCATTGCGCCGTTTGGCTATGGCGCTCTGGCAAACTTCCTCGCCGGAGACGAGAGCGCATCTGCTTCTGTCTCTTCTAACGCGGATTCGCTCAAATCGTTCCGCGAGGCTGTCGCAAGCGAAGCCTCTCTCGTTGTCGTTATCGGTTCCGAGATGCGTGGCCAGGACCTGAAGACGATGGTCGCTGCCCTGCCCAACGCGAAGTTTGCGTTGCTCTCCGACTACGTGAATTCCCATGGCGCTGCCGATATGGGCCTGCTGCCGGATGTTCTTCCCGGATATCAGCCATGGATCAAGCCCGGCAGCTTCGCCACGGAGTACGGCGACCGGTTTCCTCACGCACATGGTCTCGATCTGCTCGCCATGTTCGATGCTGCCCAGGCCGGGAACCTCGATGCGTTGTATATCGTAGGTGCGAACCCGGTATCGCGCTATGCCGTTGACCGTGCTGCTCTGAAAAATACGTTCGTCGTCGTGCATGAGATGTTCCTGACGGAGACGGCCCTGCTGGCCGATGTGATCTTGCCAGCGGCGAACCTCTACGAGAAGTCTGGTTCGGTCACGAACAGCTACGGCGATCTTCAGCTTGTTTCGAAGGCCGGGGATCGCGCCGGTGTTCGTTCCGACTTCGAACTGATCGTGCGCGTTGCCGACAAGATGGGCGCGGATGTGAAGAAGCTGGTTCCCTTCGGCAAGAATCCCGGTCTGCGTGCGGATCTCGGACAGACCCGCGGAGCGCAGTCTGGTGAGGCCGACCGTCACGCTGTCTGGCTCTCGGCGAACAACCTTGAACCGAAGCTTTCTCCCTTTGATCCCTTCGCCATTCTCGACGAGATACAGCGTCTGGTGCCGGGATATGATCTGCGTCGTCTGCAGCTTCTCTCCAGCAATGACCAGCATCTTTCCACCGTTGCCCAGCCCGGATCGCAACTCGTGCAGATCGATACCACACATCAGCGGCGCGATCTTGTGCTTCCGGCGAAGGACACACTCTTTACCTCAGGAACGCTGGGCCGTTATTCTCCGAAGCTCACGGAACTTGCCGCGCGCTACAGCAAGCTGACCCACGAACATACCCAAACGGCTGCCGACTAATGACTTTCATGAAGGACAAAGAGACCGAGTGAACCACCTGACGCCATTCCAGACCTACTTCCTGATTACCCTGCTGAAGCTGGTCGTCGTGCTCGTCCTGACCCTGACGGCGGTAGCTTATACCGTTCTGCTGGAGCGCAAGGTGCTGGGCCGCATTCAGAATCGGTGGGGACCCTCGCGTGTGGGACCTTTTGGTCTGCTGCAACCATTGGCGGACGGAATCAAGCTCTTTCTCAAGGAAGACCTGATGCCGCTGGCCGTCGAGCGTCCGCTCTTTGTGCTGGCACCGGTGATCGCCCTTGGTTGCGCTCTGATCTCGATCGCAGTCGTTCCCTTCGGTGCGCTCACAACGGTCAAGGGCGTCGACATCTTCCAGGTCTCCGATATCAACATCGGCCTTCTGGTCGTTCTAGGCATTACATCCATCGGCGTCTACGGCATTGCGCTCTCCGGCTGGAGTTCCAATAACAAGTACTCTCTCCTTGGCTCGCTCCGCGCTACGGCGCAGATGATCAGCTACGAGCTGGCGCTTGGACTTTCGCTGGTGGGCTGCGTAATGCGTTCGCAGTCGCTGCGTCTGCGCGACATTGTGGATTCGCAGTCGGCGCACGGCATGCGTTCGTGGAATGTCATCGGTGGCCTGCAGATCGTTGGGTTCTTTATTTACCTGATGGCGGCATATGCCGAGACCAATCGCGCTCCGTTCGATCTGCCCGAAGCGGAGTCTGAGCTGGTGGCGGGATACCATACGGAGTATTCCTCCATGAAGTTTGCGATGTTCTTCATGGCCGAGTATGCCAATATGATCACCGTCGCGTGCGTGGCAACTCTACTCTTCTTCGGTGGCGCAAGTTCGCCCTTCGGGCATCTGATCCCCGACTTTGGTGGGACCATTGTGCAGGCGATTCTGCCGATCTTCTGGTTTGTCTTCAAAGTGCTTTGCTTCCTGTTTCTCTACATCTGGGTGCGCGGAACGTTGCCGCGCTTCCGGTATGACCAGCTCATGAGTTTTGGATGGAAGTTTCTGCTCCCGCTGGCCATGGCAAATATTCTGGTCACGGCGCTCGTTCTCGCGATCCACGGATAGCGACTTATTCACGCGGTACTTAACTCGTCTCGAATCGCTGTAGCGTTTGAAGGATTTATCAGCCGATGCAACTTGTGCTGTTTCTCATCTTCGCCGTGCTGTGTGTCGCTGGAGCCCTGAACCTGCTCTTTCAGCGGCACCCCATCAACTCCGCCCTTTCATTGGTGGTGGTGATGATGTCGCTCGCCGTCATCTATTGGACGTTGGGCGCGGAGTTTCTGGCTGCGGCCCAGGTGATCGTCTACGCTGGCGCTGTGATGGTGCTCTTCGTCTTTGTCGTCATGCTGCTCAATGCAGGCGAAGAAGAACGGACCACGGGCAGTCGCGCTGCGTACATTGCCGGTATCCCCGGCGTTGCCGCGATTCTCGCCCTGTTGACCTACATCTTCATGCATGAGCGTGCGGCACTGGGTTACGCCACGCTGGGCGGATCGCTGAACCATACGACATCGAATATCACGGAGATCTCGCGTGTGCTCTTCACCGAGCTTCTTTTGCCATTTGAGGTCACAAGCATCCTGATTCTTGTTGCCATTCTCGGCGCCGTGGTTCTGGCAAGGAAGGAGCAGTAGATGGTTCCCATTGCGTATTACCTTATCCTCGCTGCTGTTCTCTTCTGCATCGGCATTGGATCGTTCTTGATCAAGCGCAATATCATCACGATCTTCATGTCGATCGAGTTGATGCTGAATGCTGTGAATCTGACCTTTGTTGCCTTCGCCCATGAGTGGAAGATGGTGCATGGTCAGATCTTTGTCTTCTTTGTGATGGTGGTGGCAGCGGCGGAAGCTGCGGTGGGTCTTGCCATCATCATCGCTATCTTCCGTGCCCGGCACACCTTGAACGTTGACCAGATCAACCTGATGAAGAACTAAGGACGAGCCGAAACGATGTCTCCTCAATACCTCTGGTTCATACCGCTGCTTCCCTTCCTGGGTTTCCTGGTCAACGGGACCGTGGGCCGCAGACTTCCTCGCGCCGCGGTGTCGGGCGTGGCTTTGCTCTCTACTGGTCTGTCCGCTGCGCTGGTGGCGTGGCTTTGGGTCACGATGAAGGCCGTGAACTCTCCGCTCTCGATGAGCATCGCGTCGCGTCCCTGGATCACCGTCCCCGGTTTCCACGTCGACTTCGCCTTTGCCGTCGACCATCTCACCTTGATCATGCTGGGCGTGGTGACGGGTGTTGGCTTTCTGATTCATCTGTATTCCGTGGGCTACATGGCGCATGAAGAGGGATACTGGCGCTTCTTCGCTTACCTGAATCTGTTCATGTTTTTCATGCTGGTGCTCGTCCTGGCCGAAAGCTTCCTTCTGCTCTTTGTCGGCTGGGAGGGCGTGGGTCTTGCTTCGTATCTCCTGATCGGCTTCTACTTCACGAAGGACTCTGCCTCGAACGCAGGCAAGAAGGCCTTCGTCGTCAACCGCATCGGTGACTTCGGCTTCCTTCTGGCGATGTTCCTGACCATTGCG
This genomic stretch from Terriglobus saanensis SP1PR4 harbors:
- a CDS encoding carbohydrate porin, producing the protein MRFLPLILLLSGSLLLAQDSSTPPETTSKSPVTMFPHSDSSRFYAAGQANIIFQAHPPFHSPYESTNSFVGRGEYKTSLVGTLYLAMQLNKNSRFNTDLIVNFESAGGRGLSQALGLAGFTNLDVVRNPSLGSKPYLARLSLHQAIGLSSKLVDSPRTAFSLATKVSERRIEMRLGKMSLPDFFDVNAIGSDSHLQFQNWTIDNNGAWDYAADTRGYTYAGTLEYDDHDFSARYALAAMPTVANGIAYDWAFHRASGQNFELEYRKGLFSPLFKEDRKGVIRVLGFVNHAHMGSYREANVAFLNHTDTTPDVTKHEHFASVKYGVGLNLEQQVTTNLRGFMRLGWNEGQNESYAYTEVDQTVVFGADYAMAGHGRPNDKIGMAFVSNAIKRDHQTYLKLGGQGFLLGDGTLNYGREDILEAYYNTHTWRGLFFAFGSQGIFHPGYNTDRGPIWVPTVRAHVDF
- a CDS encoding SGNH/GDSL hydrolase family protein produces the protein MNSQKKTSSSGLRLRPSSMLNGLMRLLSIAAIAMFSLEPLQASQIDASEDSEGHGKIQFVAFGDSLMDCGVYSPFATLFFGGGKFSTNPTLIFPQVVAEHYGSVLEPAALGGFGIPLIPVNGLCYGQGGSRVKDPIGVNHAPPGTRNADFALATTIPVTEQVQIYLKVHKRFNSNQIVFLQAGPNDIQVDLEAAQAAGTAAAQQAAIAAIEQAAVDLATVVHTLKENGSPRIVLFNMPDLGVTPEGAASADHGATLTQVSQVFNTALEGSLQQQGLLNQVISIDLFTFLENSTKNFKELGFQVSNTGTACDAQAQVARATQLHLNNPSFFTDSLFCSPKTLTAPNAAQTFEFADSVHPTTHLGQLFAQFIIQQIDASPLRY
- a CDS encoding prepilin peptidase, which translates into the protein MATLFLVSAFALGLLLGSFLNVCIARLPQHESIVSPRSRCGSCGREIRWYDNVPLLSYVVLAGKCRDCGSRISLVYPAVELATGIWFALAVYLGAGALQIATLWVAGFLLIGLAVMDWQTHLLPDGFTLTGILLGMMLICTRTIFLGPHEGDVLLAKHHIELRAPGATHDGGNIFLTGSESLIFGRLAAVVGAFLLLFAIRALYKLVRKRDGMGLGDAKLLAMIAAFLGFAPALFALFVGVCGATFYAVLLLMRGKASGATRLPFGSFLAVGGMVSALYGEAVVAWYTSLFR
- a CDS encoding DUF3224 domain-containing protein, translating into MHATGSFEVKLTPQQSTSETTPDPTRGRMSIDKHFHGALEGTSLGEMLSGGNPATGSAGYVAIERVTGTLDGKSGSFLLQHSATMHAGQFSLTITVIPGSGTGELVGLAGSMNIVIEGGKHSYTFEYTLP
- a CDS encoding NADH-quinone oxidoreductase subunit A — translated: MQSYPYLWNYLPLVMQVLVAIGLASAFVAISFVIGKHKRNKTKLGAYECGMDPVGDARGRFSVRFYMVAMLFILFDVEAVFMLPWAVIFRRLPAITGQRFFGFWEMVVYLGFVGVGLFYVWKKGILDWAEDRGDL
- a CDS encoding NADH-quinone oxidoreductase subunit C; amino-acid sequence: MAEPLLTLDAVREGMPANPAFVAVEAMATKAKFDRNELTITVARQDIVAACKAVQAAGYNFFETVTAVDWYPNEPRFVLAYHIVSMTLKERIRLAVEISGENPSVDTITAVWPSANFYEREVFDLFGIHFAGHPNLTRIMMPLDWEGHPLRKDYPVEGYR
- the nuoD gene encoding NADH dehydrogenase (quinone) subunit D, which gives rise to MAVLENPFDTPVLKSRDPQNPSLEEVAADSARNNQDPAGDQTMVLNMGPQHPSTHGVLRLLLEIDGEAVISCSPDIGYLHTGIEKTCEAKFYQQVVPLTDRIDYLCPMTNNLAYCLAVEKLLDLEIPERAQTLRVLMNELTRIQSHLVWLGTHAMDIGALTVFLYCFREREEILRIFEAISGQRMMTSYFRIGGLSMEPPIDFWERTRKFLKRMPEKIKQYEDLLTGNPIWFGRLKGVGYLSPEDAIALGVTGPPLRASGVDWDLRRDMPYSGYEKYQFKVPVSTAGDVWARYVVRMEEMYESVKICVQAMDRMPEGRIVADAPKIILPDREQMKTQMESLIHHFKIVTEGFAVPAGQVYQAVESPRGEMGYYVVSDGTAKPYRVHMRNPSYATLQALETMCKGKLLADVVAVIGSIDIVLGEIDR
- the nuoE gene encoding NADH-quinone oxidoreductase subunit NuoE — protein: MSAIANSIFSPETAARFDHLVTIYPVRRSALVPMLLYAQDDIGYVSDAVVAEIAQRLDLLELDVRGVLSYYSMLRTKPAGKYNVQVCTNISCMLVGGYDLLDHCKAKLGIGHKGVTADGLFSLEEVECIGACCWAPAIQVNYDFHENVTNIKMDAILEDYAAGRGKDVK